DNA from Stegostoma tigrinum isolate sSteTig4 chromosome 8, sSteTig4.hap1, whole genome shotgun sequence:
tgcaggaaagtggatatgaggaatgtaggatcagccatgatcctcctGAATGATCGAGCAGGTTTGAGGAGCGAAATGCCCTCTTTGTATCCCTATTCCTTATGGCCTTAGATGCCAGCAGAGGGACAAAATAAGTGGAATGCACATGAGAGAGTAGAATTGGAGGATCACTGATTTTCAGGAGTGCTGGAGAACTCTATGAGATTAAAGGGATCACTTGGTAATTTGGAATTTAAgtaatgctttaaaaaaagtgatgTCAAAGCTTTTTGCCTTACACTCTTCAGGACTAAACACAAGAAAATCACCTTAGACAGGAAACAACAACTTATGCAGCATGAGTAGGAGGTCATGATTGGGCAGACTGTGGCTGGCATGGAGATGCCAACAGCAGGAACTCTTAACTACCTTACTTGACCGTCTCACTGTCTTACTTTAAACTCAAAGCAGGCAAGGAGTTTTTGTGTTTCTTTCCTAATAAGCACAAAATTAAAACCTCCAATTTGATATCCTTTTTAAATATGTTAACAGGATTGTGCAAATTGTGAGGATTTTCTTTTGACAGGCAACTCGAGGCTGTTAATATATGGACAACTGGCAGTGGAATTAATTTGTCTTTGCTTTCAATCTACCTTCTGCAGGGAATACAGAAAACAGTGCAGTAACATATATCTATTGACAAATTTAGTAATGAATTATACATTTCTCAGAAACAGTGGGCACATACTAACACAAGTGCTAGTGCACTTCTGTAATAAATATGTTCCCTTTCTGCTCAGTATATTTAAAAGTAAAAGTCAAGAATATGAATGAACAGGAACAACTTGATTCATGAATTGCCTGTTCACACATTAAGTAAGTAATTCATTCCATAGTGCTGTCATGAATCATACATAAGATACACTGACAGTGTCTCACTTGATAATATTAATGTAGTTAAAATGCACCATGTGTTAAAACACGACAGAGAAGGGACAAGGTTGAGGCAATGTATGACATTAGTGgacatccttcctatttctctGTAACAATTATAAATATGGAATTTACAGCAAATAACATTTctgttcaatattttaaaatttggtcACTCATTGATCTAAAGTGCTTTTGAGTAAAACATTTCATCCTACCTATAAATACAACCCTAAGACACTAGAGTTGGCCAGTTATCTCctccagtctgttcagcctttcAATTAATAGCTCttccatggaatgtgggtgttccTGGCAAGGCCTGTATTTGTTGCCTATTTAAGACTTACAGTATACTATATTACGATGGGTCTGGAGttgtatgtaggccagaccaggtaaggacagattTTCCAGCCCGATtaggcattagtgaatcagatggatgcAATTAATACTTGCATTGGTCACCATTACCAAGGCCTACTTTAGATTCCAGatatattaattgaatttaaaatccacTTGCTGCTATGGGTTCTGAACCCATGTCTCCAGTGCATTAGGCTGGATCGctagattactagtccagggACATTACCACGATTCCACCATCAATTTCTCCTGTGAACTGATAGTTAATCTGCCATTTAACTCAGAGATCTGTATTAGTGCTTATTCCTGGAACGTTTTGGTAATCAGAAATGTACcaatctctgtttttaaattaCCAACAAATGTGGCAGAGTTCCAATTGTCGATAGTCCTTTCACAAAGAAGCTGGTTACCATTTTTAAAGAATGACCTTTACTCCTGAAAGTcatggaaatagtttctcccaaTTTATCTTATGTGTTCTCCTTAATGCTTGAGATTGTTTCAAGCAAGTTCCACCTCAATATTGTTCATTAATAAGGGAAAAAATACATCAAGGATCAGATGAACGTATATTCAGCTCACGCCTTCAACAATCTAACTCTCCCAATTGAGTAAACAGTCATGAGTGTCCATAATGTTCATAGGCACTCAAGTGTGGTTGGTAAAGTGCATCAGAACGATTAAGTTGTGCTAAATACAGCATCCTGCAGATGATGCTTATATGTTTTTATCTTTATCCAGGTCTAGCTGGGAACTTCCTGATTTGCGAGAAGGCAGGGTTAAAGCTATTAGTGATTCTGATGGAGTGAGCTATCCATGGTATGGAAACACCACCGAGACAGTGACTTTGGTTGGCCCCATCAACAAGGCGTCTCGGTTTTTAGTCAGTATGAATGACAATTTTTACCCGAGTGTAACATGGGCGGTCCCAGTGAGTGACAGCAACGTGCCGCAACTAACCAGGATTAAAAGAGACCAAAGTTTCACCACCTGGCTGGTAGCCATGAATACAATCAGCAAAGAGAAGATTTTACTTCAGACAATCAAATGGAGGATGCGGGTTGACATAGAAGTTGACCCGTCGAACCCGTTGGGCTATCGCGCTAAGCTTGttggaaggacacagcaggagCAGCCTCGGATATTAAGCAGGATGGAGCTCATACCGCCCAATGCCTTGGTGAAGCCCAACGCAAACGACGCCCAGGTTTTAATGTGGAGACCCAAACGTGGTGTACCTCTAGTTGTCATACCTCCCAAGTAGTAATAAGAGGCTTGCAGCCGTTTAAGGAAATCTTCTAAGGGGCCGTGCATTGTTAACACACCCCCCAGCCCCGTTTCATTCAGCAGTTAGGAACGAACAaagttggaattttttttggtTGGGGGGTCAATCTGCACTTGTTTGGAGGAGGTGAATGAAGCCTTTGGTTCGGCTGTACATCTCGGGATCTCACGTGGCTGTTTACAAAGGTCATCCGACTGTACAGACTACTCTGGtaacacttgatttttt
Protein-coding regions in this window:
- the LOC125456201 gene encoding protein FAM78B isoform X2, translating into MNDNFYPSVTWAVPVSDSNVPQLTRIKRDQSFTTWLVAMNTISKEKILLQTIKWRMRVDIEVDPSNPLGYRAKLVGRTQQEQPRILSRMELIPPNALVKPNANDAQVLMWRPKRGVPLVVIPPK
- the LOC125456201 gene encoding protein FAM78B isoform X1, which translates into the protein MGCIQSITCKSRIRRENIVVYDVSATIDQCPTLIEENSPIVLRYKTPYFKASARVVMPPVPRNETWVVGWIQACNQMEFFNTYSDLGMSSWELPDLREGRVKAISDSDGVSYPWYGNTTETVTLVGPINKASRFLVSMNDNFYPSVTWAVPVSDSNVPQLTRIKRDQSFTTWLVAMNTISKEKILLQTIKWRMRVDIEVDPSNPLGYRAKLVGRTQQEQPRILSRMELIPPNALVKPNANDAQVLMWRPKRGVPLVVIPPK